A window of Candidatus Hydrogenedentota bacterium contains these coding sequences:
- a CDS encoding universal stress protein, translating into MDTTAFPKSINERILFCTDFSENADTAFTYALDAAIRRPKAVLHIFHVIPEPDAQFWRTYIYEVDGVDEKAKQDIDQRIESTYLAQLPESLQYKVAVRIGRDYIKILEYAQQENMDLIVKGRHGHSALESVLFGNVTEKVVRKAPCAVLVVPTPGKRRR; encoded by the coding sequence ATGGACACTACTGCATTTCCAAAATCGATCAATGAACGCATCCTCTTTTGTACCGATTTCTCTGAAAACGCCGATACCGCTTTCACCTACGCCCTCGACGCTGCCATACGCAGACCCAAAGCAGTCCTGCACATTTTTCACGTCATACCGGAGCCTGACGCCCAATTTTGGAGAACCTATATTTACGAAGTGGACGGCGTCGATGAAAAAGCGAAACAGGATATTGACCAGCGCATAGAAAGCACTTACCTCGCGCAACTTCCCGAGTCACTGCAATATAAGGTTGCTGTACGTATTGGCCGCGATTACATAAAAATACTGGAGTACGCACAGCAAGAAAATATGGATCTCATTGTTAAGGGAAGGCATGGACACAGCGCCCTTGAAAGTGTGCTCTTTGGCAATGTCACGGAGAAGGTCGTTCGAAAAGCGCCCTGTGCCGTGCTTGTGGTACCTACGCCCGGAAAACGGCGTAGATAA